In the Symmachiella macrocystis genome, GGCTGAGAAAACTCCCCAGCCAGTGCGGAATTTGCTCATTCAAATCGGGTCGCACGGTGGTCTCGTCGGCGACTTCCTTGGCCATACCCAGATACAGCCGCATCGTTCCCAACGTGACGATGAACGGCACCACGCGCAAATAGCTAACCAGTATCCCATTGAGCAGACCCGCCAGACATCCGGTTCCGATCCCGGCAAAGACGGCCAGCGCCGGGGAATAGGGCGAGATGTTCGGTGCTGCCTTCTGGATTGTCTTCGACGTTTCCTGCAGTTTCGGCAGTTGTCGTTGCAGCGATTTTTGTTCCGCCTCGAGCTCGGCAATTTTACCCGGATCCGCGTTGTTGCGTCGCTGTGCGCGCTGGATCTCGTTAGAAATGCGGTCCAAGCGCTCCTGAGCATCGTCGATCTTCTGTTGTATTCCGGCCACATTGTCGCCATGCACGATCAACAGCGCCGCGTCTTCCTTCAGACACCAAGCCAGCACCGTCGCACACAGCGCCAGACTGGTCCCCGCGGAAAGATCAATCCCGCCGGCAATCACGATGATCGTCATCCCCAAAGCGGCAACAGCCACCGTCGCGGTTTGGACGGAAATGGAGCGCATGTTCCTTAAGGATAAGAAATTGCCACCGTCCGCTTGCAGACCATCGGCGAAACCGAACAGTACGATCACCAGGGCCAATGCCAAAAACGGTCCCAGCGCGCTGCCCAGCATGCTCCACCGCGAGCGCGTCAGAACAGGAGATTCGTTTTGATGGGGCAGCGGTTTCGGCATAGCAGGTCTACAGGTCGGAACGACGTTTTTAGTAGGATATTGCGCCCAGCCCAGGGTGGATTAGGCGGAATCGTCCTACCACTGTAGCGGCGCGGCGCTGCGATATCATCCGCACGCAGTGAGAAAGCGGGGCAAAAATCGACGGCGCCGCCTCGGCGACCCTAGTATCCCACGCATGGCGACGTAGGCGTTTGCCTGTTGGTCAAACGACATTCAATCGGTGGTCGGCGGCGGTTCGAATTCAAAGGCTTGCCATTTCATCGCCCGGTCGAGTGGTTCGATGCGGAGCATGACAATGCCGTCCTGAAACAGTCGCACCGTTCCGGTCGATTCGGAGACGGTGATGGCAATCCCTTTGGTCGCTTTAGAAATGGCGGCCGCCGCCCAATGTCGCGACCCCAGGCCTTTGGAGAGCGTCAATCCATGCGCAGGAGCGTCGAGATATCGCCCGGCCGATTCGACAAACCCATCAGAAGAGATCACAAACGCGCAGTCGATCTGCGCAAATTCCTTGATGCTTTCCCGCGTACGCGCATCGCGAAACTGGCGTTCCTTCTTCGCATACCCCCGAAACGGATTGTGGATTGTGGGATGCGACAACCTGAGCACCTTGCGGTGATCTCCCACCACAAACGTGGTCCCCACCGGTTTGCCTTCCCGGCCTTCGCGGCCGATTTCGCAAGCCAAGTCGACCACCATTCGCAACGTTTCCAGCGGAACTTGGGTTTCGAGCCGCTGCAGATCACGGGCGGTCAAGCGGACCAAATGCTCGGTCAGATTCACGACGCTGATCGTATCAATCGCATTGACTTCGAACCCGGGATAAAGAGCCACCACTTTGACGCCCGGCCGCAGCAGATCGTCGGCGATCGCCTCAAGCAACGCCTGGCTGAGCTGCATTTGAACCGTTTCCGGTTCATTGATCAGCGGAACCATGGCAATTTCATCCTCGACCGCACAGCGTTGCACATCCGGTTTGTCGCTGGCGACCAGCAACAGGGATTTGCCAATGGAGCGTTTGACGGCTGTGAAATCATAGGGCAAATCGGCCAGCAGTACGATTGCCTCTGCCTCGGTTCGCTGCGCAAGGCGACGCGCGGAAACTAAAACCGCTTCGAATTGTTCGGTGATCGCAGTTCGTTTCATCGGTCAGCGGCCAACGTCCCAATGCATAATTCGGAGGATTCGTTCGAGCGGTTCTATAAACGGCATCTTAGTCGGGACGTGCCTGAAACCAATGGTCATCCTGCCCCGTGAAACCTAACAAGGGCGGAAAAATGTCCAGCAATAGAAAAACGGCAAGACGGTTCCGCATTCCCAGTTTAGGCGAATTGCGAGCAAGGTCAACGCACGAACACCTTCTCGCGGCGCACCGCTGCTTCGGGAAGGCCGAAATCCGCCCGGGATGTGCGTCACTTCGTTTCCGTGGCGGCCTGTTTTTCGTTTTTCGCGACGACGTTTTCCGGCACGGTCGACTCTGTCAGTTTTGTGACCGCTTGCATAAAGGTCCCCGGGCCGAACGCATTGACCACCGACTCATTGACCGTGATCAGCTTCTCCACGATCAGCCCTTTTTTCATATCGAAGACCATGGTCCCTTCAGTTTGACGCTGAATCAGTTGCACAAGGATTTCCTTGTTGTTCACCGGCGTCAAAATCACCGTTTTGAATTCGATCGTCGCTAAGTCCCCGTCGACTGACTTCAATTCGTAGACCCGCAGCATGTCGATAATGCGGGACAACCCACCCTTGATTCCCACGGACTGCTGATACGGGTCCTTCCAGGTTTCGCCAACCGAGACCGGCTCACTAGGCAGTGGAATCAAAAAACCTTGGTGGTCCTGCGGCGGCCGTTTGCGGACGGCGACCTTATTCGTCCCAGCGGGGTCGACCACTTTCAGCAGTTTTCCTTGCGCCGAGTAGTCGATGAGAGCAGTGGGACGGCCGATCTTTTTCAAAGTGTCGCGAAATTTGCGATGATGGAATTTGGGGTCATCACTTTTGAAAACTTCCGGCGGATGATTACCGAATTGCGCTTCCTGGTGCGCCTTGTCCAGTTGCAACTCCAAGGTCCCCGAACCATCTTCGGAAACAGCCACCACCGTGTAATGCTTCCAAAGCTTGCTCTTATTCTTGTCGATCTGCTTCGCTTCTTTGAAATTAACCGTCATCTGAGCGTGATAATTCGACTGCAAATGCACCACTTGGCCCGGTGTAAAGATGTAGGTCAATTCATATTTATGAGATTGATCCGCTTGCTCTGCAGTCTCCTGCGAGGCTGTGGTCTCTCCCGCGTCGGACGATGCGCTCGGGTCCGTCTCGGCTGTTGTCGCAGCCGTGTCCGTCGCTGTAGTGGAAGACTCGTCGGCAACGGGCGGGGCCGTCACTTCCGGTTTTTTGTCGGCCGAGAGAGGCGACGTCCCAATTGCGCAGGCAATCAAAATCAAAAATGATCGGCAGACCAAACAACGATGCATCGTGCGGTTCCTTCCATGAAACGCAACCGGCGTAGTTTTGGCCGGAAAATGAGATGCG is a window encoding:
- a CDS encoding ABC transporter permease, whose amino-acid sequence is MPKPLPHQNESPVLTRSRWSMLGSALGPFLALALVIVLFGFADGLQADGGNFLSLRNMRSISVQTATVAVAALGMTIIVIAGGIDLSAGTSLALCATVLAWCLKEDAALLIVHGDNVAGIQQKIDDAQERLDRISNEIQRAQRRNNADPGKIAELEAEQKSLQRQLPKLQETSKTIQKAAPNISPYSPALAVFAGIGTGCLAGLLNGILVSYLRVVPFIVTLGTMRLYLGMAKEVADETTVRPDLNEQIPHWLGSFLSLQQDARWLGFPLGVWLIFVLALILAAVLRYTVFGRYVFALGSNESTARLCGINVERNKIALYGLAGLFFGIAGLYQFSLLSVGNPTSGIGLELNVIAAVVIGGGSLSGGRGSVVGTLTGAAIMAVITSGCTQLGLKNPVQDMILGAIIVAAVAIDQIRQRRLAA
- a CDS encoding DNA integrity scanning protein DisA nucleotide-binding domain protein, producing MKRTAITEQFEAVLVSARRLAQRTEAEAIVLLADLPYDFTAVKRSIGKSLLLVASDKPDVQRCAVEDEIAMVPLINEPETVQMQLSQALLEAIADDLLRPGVKVVALYPGFEVNAIDTISVVNLTEHLVRLTARDLQRLETQVPLETLRMVVDLACEIGREGREGKPVGTTFVVGDHRKVLRLSHPTIHNPFRGYAKKERQFRDARTRESIKEFAQIDCAFVISSDGFVESAGRYLDAPAHGLTLSKGLGSRHWAAAAISKATKGIAITVSESTGTVRLFQDGIVMLRIEPLDRAMKWQAFEFEPPPTTD
- a CDS encoding DUF6263 family protein codes for the protein MHRCLVCRSFLILIACAIGTSPLSADKKPEVTAPPVADESSTTATDTAATTAETDPSASSDAGETTASQETAEQADQSHKYELTYIFTPGQVVHLQSNYHAQMTVNFKEAKQIDKNKSKLWKHYTVVAVSEDGSGTLELQLDKAHQEAQFGNHPPEVFKSDDPKFHHRKFRDTLKKIGRPTALIDYSAQGKLLKVVDPAGTNKVAVRKRPPQDHQGFLIPLPSEPVSVGETWKDPYQQSVGIKGGLSRIIDMLRVYELKSVDGDLATIEFKTVILTPVNNKEILVQLIQRQTEGTMVFDMKKGLIVEKLITVNESVVNAFGPGTFMQAVTKLTESTVPENVVAKNEKQAATETK